Proteins from a genomic interval of Sphingobacterium lactis:
- the carA gene encoding glutamine-hydrolyzing carbamoyl-phosphate synthase small subunit: MTNYSKLPAILVLEDGTVFHGKAAGKIGTTTGEICFNTGTTGYQEIFTDPSYYAQIMVTTNAHIGNYGIDQEDEESRKIQIAGLVCKNYNINYSRKMADQSIQNYFEEENLVGISDIDTRSLVRHIRDKGAMNAIISSENLDAESLKAELAKVPSMAGLELSSKVSTTEPYYYGEEGAPTRIAVLDLGIKKNILRNFDARQVYAKVFPAKTTFAEMQEWNPDGFFISNGPGDPAAMDYAIQTVKEILAADKPMFGICLGHQILALANDIRTKKMHNGHRGINHPVKNIIANKCEITSQNHGFGVVAEDIENSDKVEITHVNLNDNSIEGIRVKGKKAFSVQYHPESSPGPHDSRYLFDDFIAMVKG; encoded by the coding sequence ATGACCAACTACAGCAAATTGCCAGCAATTTTAGTCCTTGAGGATGGCACTGTTTTCCACGGTAAAGCCGCAGGGAAGATCGGTACGACAACAGGTGAGATCTGTTTCAATACAGGTACGACCGGTTATCAGGAGATCTTTACCGATCCATCGTACTATGCGCAGATCATGGTGACGACCAATGCCCATATTGGTAACTATGGTATCGACCAAGAGGATGAGGAATCCCGGAAGATCCAGATTGCAGGTTTGGTTTGTAAGAACTATAACATTAATTATTCACGTAAGATGGCCGATCAGTCCATCCAGAACTATTTTGAAGAAGAGAACTTAGTTGGTATCTCTGATATCGATACACGTTCGTTGGTGCGCCATATCCGCGATAAGGGAGCGATGAATGCCATTATTTCCTCCGAGAACTTGGATGCTGAATCCTTGAAAGCTGAATTGGCAAAGGTTCCTTCCATGGCGGGTCTGGAGCTTTCCTCAAAAGTTTCCACAACAGAGCCTTACTACTACGGCGAAGAAGGTGCGCCTACGCGCATTGCGGTTCTTGATTTGGGAATCAAAAAGAACATCTTGCGTAATTTCGATGCCAGACAGGTCTACGCTAAAGTATTCCCAGCAAAAACAACATTTGCGGAAATGCAAGAATGGAATCCAGATGGATTCTTCATTTCCAATGGTCCTGGCGACCCGGCGGCAATGGACTATGCCATCCAGACCGTAAAGGAAATCCTTGCTGCTGACAAGCCGATGTTCGGTATCTGTCTAGGCCACCAGATCTTGGCCCTAGCAAACGATATCAGAACCAAAAAGATGCACAACGGACACCGCGGTATCAACCATCCGGTAAAAAATATAATCGCCAATAAATGCGAGATTACTTCCCAGAACCATGGATTTGGTGTGGTCGCTGAGGATATCGAAAATTCAGATAAAGTGGAAATTACCCATGTCAACCTGAACGATAACTCGATTGAAGGTATCCGCGTTAAGGGTAAGAAAGCATTTTCGGTACAATACCACCCGGAATCTTCACCTGGCCCGCACGACTCCCGTTACCTATTCGATGACTTCATCGCCATGGTAAAAGGTTAA
- a CDS encoding FtsB family cell division protein, whose translation MERFIKTIRNQYLIAGVAFLVWMIFFDRYDVTTQYNYQTEKAKLEAEKAYYTTEIENIERSIKDVQYNPSEIQRIAREKYKMKKDQEDVYIITEVEAPEKK comes from the coding sequence ATGGAACGCTTTATCAAAACCATTCGTAATCAATATCTCATCGCTGGGGTTGCCTTCTTGGTGTGGATGATCTTCTTCGATCGTTACGATGTGACCACGCAGTACAACTACCAGACGGAGAAAGCCAAGCTCGAAGCAGAGAAAGCCTATTATACCACCGAAATCGAAAACATCGAAAGATCCATCAAGGATGTGCAATATAACCCAAGCGAGATCCAACGCATTGCACGTGAAAAGTATAAGATGAAAAAAGATCAAGAAGATGTTTATATCATAACCGAAGTGGAAGCTCCTGAAAAGAAGTAA
- a CDS encoding pyridoxal-phosphate dependent enzyme gives MWYNNILETIGNTPLVKLNAITKHVKGTILAKIETTNPGNSIKDRMALKMIEDAEEAGLLKPGGTIIEGTSGNTGMGLAMAAVVKGYRCIFTTTDKQSKEKIDALRAFGAEVIVCPTNVDPEDPRSYYSVSSRLEKEVPNAWKANQYDNLSNTKAHYEQTGPEIWEQTEGKITHLVVGVGTGGTISGTAKYLREKNPNIKVWGIDTYGSIFKKYKETGIFDKGEIYPYITEGIGEDFLPKNVDFSQIDLFEKVSDKDAALMTRDLARKEGIFAGNSAGAALAGLLQLSGSLKEDDVVVIIFHDHGSRYMGKMYNEDWLRERGFLKDEKLTAQAILKKRGEQAIVTADANQTVLETFNTMKSLNISQIPVTQQGMVVGKVTESDILSALLENPALKSSAVEEISSKPFPFVDLNTSIDKISGLINKDTQAVLVEDAYGKINIITQYDIINAISEV, from the coding sequence ATGTGGTACAATAACATCTTAGAGACCATCGGCAATACGCCGTTGGTCAAATTGAACGCGATAACCAAACACGTCAAGGGGACAATCCTGGCGAAGATCGAAACGACCAACCCCGGCAACTCCATTAAGGATCGGATGGCCCTCAAGATGATTGAGGATGCCGAAGAAGCAGGATTGCTGAAACCTGGAGGTACCATTATCGAAGGTACTTCGGGCAATACAGGGATGGGTTTGGCCATGGCCGCTGTCGTAAAAGGGTATCGTTGTATCTTTACCACAACGGATAAACAGTCCAAAGAGAAGATCGATGCTTTGCGCGCCTTCGGTGCGGAAGTGATCGTCTGCCCGACGAACGTGGATCCAGAGGATCCCCGCTCCTATTATTCGGTTTCCAGCCGATTGGAAAAGGAAGTGCCCAATGCCTGGAAGGCCAATCAATACGATAACCTATCCAATACCAAAGCGCATTATGAGCAGACCGGCCCCGAGATCTGGGAACAGACGGAAGGCAAGATCACCCATTTGGTGGTGGGTGTAGGCACTGGTGGTACCATCTCCGGAACTGCCAAATACCTGCGCGAAAAGAATCCGAACATCAAGGTTTGGGGGATCGACACCTATGGTTCCATTTTCAAGAAATACAAGGAAACGGGCATCTTCGATAAAGGAGAGATCTACCCCTACATTACCGAAGGGATCGGTGAGGATTTCCTGCCGAAGAACGTAGACTTCTCGCAGATCGACCTGTTCGAAAAGGTATCCGATAAGGATGCTGCCCTAATGACGCGGGATCTTGCCCGCAAGGAAGGGATCTTTGCCGGCAACTCTGCCGGTGCAGCATTAGCCGGTTTGTTACAATTGAGCGGCAGCCTGAAAGAAGATGATGTGGTGGTGATCATCTTCCATGACCACGGTTCCCGCTACATGGGGAAAATGTACAACGAAGATTGGCTTCGCGAACGCGGCTTCCTGAAGGACGAGAAACTGACCGCACAGGCCATCCTCAAAAAACGTGGTGAACAGGCCATCGTGACGGCGGATGCCAACCAAACGGTATTGGAGACCTTCAACACCATGAAATCGCTGAACATCTCCCAAATACCTGTGACCCAACAGGGTATGGTGGTCGGCAAGGTTACGGAATCGGACATCCTTTCGGCATTGCTGGAAAACCCGGCATTGAAATCGTCGGCCGTGGAAGAAATATCATCCAAGCCATTTCCTTTCGTGGACCTGAACACATCGATCGATAAGATTTCCGGTTTGATCAATAAGGATACACAGGCCGTACTGGTGGAAGATGCCTACGGGAAGATCAATATCATTACGCAATACGATATCATCAACGCCATTTCAGAGGTTTAG
- a CDS encoding RagB/SusD family nutrient uptake outer membrane protein translates to MKKRNLTILGTALLLLFSGCKKDYLETSPTDKVSKEEIFSSIANANTALNGIYRFMFERTQVVSWNVQNKPGVGGIMLGLDFMGEDLGISDANWFTSTGEGNWQGGRNDNHAVTEYYYRTFYKIIGDANFILGNVDPIPGTDLEKNTLKAQALTLRAYAYSNLVQLYAKRFDAKTANDQLGVPLVLNFEDGALPRSTVKEVYDAIIKDLEDAIALDITSRANKSQVNLHVAYGIRARVALTMQDYPNAIKYAKLIIDSGAFPLMNAENYQKGFNDATTLSEFMWASMPTQDQMDAFGSYFAQIAYNANTSFMRANPKRINSALYNLIPASDVRKKMWEPEPTAANFPLPLASFSRQPYMSRKFSIKTPGGALGDVPLMRSAEMHLILAEAYAGAGQTANAQDALYTFTKVRDPEAVKSTKTGTALLEEIWINRRTELWGEGFRFYDLKRLNQPLDRTKAPNFVSSSVNSLMEVKAGAPEWQFLFPLAEINANGAIEQND, encoded by the coding sequence ATGAAAAAAAGAAATTTAACAATATTGGGTACTGCTTTGCTTCTATTGTTTAGCGGTTGTAAAAAAGATTACTTAGAAACATCCCCAACAGATAAAGTATCGAAGGAAGAAATCTTCAGTTCCATTGCCAATGCCAATACAGCATTGAACGGTATTTACAGATTTATGTTCGAACGTACGCAGGTGGTTTCCTGGAACGTGCAGAATAAACCAGGTGTAGGCGGTATTATGTTAGGCCTGGACTTTATGGGCGAAGACTTGGGTATCAGTGATGCCAACTGGTTTACTTCTACAGGTGAAGGAAACTGGCAGGGGGGTCGTAACGACAACCATGCGGTTACGGAATATTATTACCGTACGTTCTATAAGATTATTGGTGATGCCAACTTCATCCTTGGTAACGTCGATCCGATCCCAGGAACAGATCTAGAAAAGAATACCTTAAAAGCGCAGGCTCTTACGCTAAGAGCGTATGCCTATTCAAACTTGGTGCAGTTGTACGCGAAGCGTTTTGATGCGAAAACCGCAAACGATCAATTGGGTGTACCTTTGGTATTGAACTTTGAAGATGGCGCCCTGCCAAGATCCACGGTTAAGGAAGTGTATGATGCCATCATTAAAGATTTGGAAGATGCAATTGCCTTGGATATTACATCTCGTGCAAATAAGTCCCAGGTGAATCTACACGTAGCTTATGGTATCCGTGCGCGCGTAGCATTGACCATGCAGGACTATCCGAACGCTATAAAATATGCGAAATTGATCATTGACTCCGGTGCTTTCCCATTAATGAATGCGGAGAATTACCAAAAGGGCTTCAACGACGCAACCACGTTATCCGAATTCATGTGGGCGTCAATGCCTACTCAAGATCAGATGGATGCTTTCGGATCCTATTTTGCGCAGATCGCCTACAATGCGAACACTTCGTTTATGCGTGCGAATCCAAAACGTATAAACTCCGCTTTATACAACTTAATTCCGGCATCTGATGTACGTAAGAAAATGTGGGAACCAGAACCTACGGCAGCAAACTTCCCATTGCCATTGGCTTCATTCTCACGTCAGCCATATATGTCCCGTAAATTCTCGATCAAGACTCCAGGTGGGGCATTGGGCGATGTGCCTTTGATGAGATCTGCAGAGATGCACCTGATCTTGGCTGAGGCCTATGCTGGTGCAGGGCAGACTGCCAACGCTCAAGATGCTTTGTATACCTTCACAAAAGTACGCGATCCGGAAGCTGTGAAATCAACAAAAACTGGAACCGCTTTATTGGAGGAAATCTGGATAAACAGAAGAACGGAACTTTGGGGTGAAGGGTTCAGGTTCTATGACCTGAAACGTCTGAACCAACCTTTGGATAGAACAAAAGCACCAAACTTCGTTTCCTCAAGTGTAAACAGTTTGATGGAAGTAAAAGCAGGTGCGCCGGAATGGCAATTCTTATTCCCATTGGCAGAAATAAATGCTAACGGTGCGATCGAACAAAACGATTAA
- the eno gene encoding phosphopyruvate hydratase, with protein sequence MSLIIDVHARQILDSRGNPTIEVDVTTQNGFVGRAAVPSGASTGAHEAVELRDGDKKKYLGKGVLKAVENVNTKIAKALEGVDVFEQNAIDKLMIDLDGSENKGKLGANAILGVSLAVAKAAAQESRQPLYRYIGGVNANTLPLPMMNIVNGGAHSDAPIAFQEFMIMPVGAESFSEALRWGAEVFHSLKKILHDRNLSTAVGDEGGFAPTFDGTEDAIETILEAIKKAGYKPGKDICLALDCASTEFFVKDKYDYSKFEGKGGAVRTIEEQVNYLAELTAKYPIISIEDGMAEDDWKGWKLLTEKIGDRVQLVGDDLFVTNTKRLQEGIDNGIGNSILVKVNQIGSLTETINAVQLAQNSGYTSVMSHRSGETEDTTIADLAVALNCGQIKTGSISRSDRIAKYNQLLRIEEELGANAKFIGKNFKYAPKK encoded by the coding sequence ATGAGCTTGATTATTGACGTACATGCGCGCCAGATATTGGATTCGCGCGGAAATCCTACGATAGAAGTTGATGTAACAACACAGAATGGCTTTGTTGGCCGTGCTGCTGTTCCTTCAGGAGCTTCCACGGGTGCTCACGAAGCTGTAGAATTACGCGACGGAGACAAGAAAAAATACTTGGGTAAGGGTGTTTTGAAGGCTGTTGAAAATGTGAACACCAAGATTGCGAAAGCATTGGAAGGTGTTGATGTTTTTGAACAGAACGCAATCGACAAATTGATGATTGATCTGGATGGTTCCGAGAACAAGGGTAAGTTGGGTGCCAACGCGATCTTGGGTGTATCTTTAGCGGTAGCTAAAGCAGCAGCACAGGAGAGCCGTCAGCCATTGTACCGTTATATCGGTGGTGTTAATGCGAATACATTGCCTTTGCCGATGATGAACATCGTCAATGGTGGAGCACACTCGGATGCACCGATCGCTTTCCAGGAATTCATGATCATGCCTGTAGGTGCTGAATCCTTCTCGGAAGCATTGCGTTGGGGTGCCGAAGTATTCCATAGCTTGAAAAAGATCCTTCACGACCGTAACCTTTCTACTGCAGTAGGTGATGAAGGTGGTTTTGCACCAACATTCGATGGTACCGAAGATGCGATCGAAACTATTTTGGAAGCGATCAAAAAAGCAGGATACAAACCAGGTAAGGATATCTGTTTAGCATTAGACTGTGCATCGACAGAATTCTTCGTGAAAGATAAATACGATTACTCGAAGTTCGAAGGTAAAGGTGGTGCGGTTCGTACCATTGAAGAACAAGTAAACTACCTAGCCGAATTGACAGCAAAATACCCGATCATCTCCATTGAAGACGGTATGGCTGAGGATGACTGGAAAGGTTGGAAACTGTTAACCGAGAAGATCGGTGACCGTGTACAATTGGTAGGTGACGATTTATTCGTGACGAACACAAAACGTCTTCAGGAAGGTATCGACAATGGAATCGGAAACTCCATCTTGGTGAAAGTGAACCAGATCGGTTCCTTGACTGAGACCATCAATGCAGTGCAGTTGGCGCAGAACTCCGGTTATACTTCCGTAATGTCGCACCGCTCTGGTGAGACGGAAGATACAACGATTGCGGATTTGGCAGTAGCCTTGAACTGTGGACAGATCAAAACAGGTTCCATTTCCCGCTCCGACCGGATCGCGAAATACAACCAATTGTTACGTATCGAAGAAGAATTGGGTGCCAATGCGAAATTTATCGGAAAGAACTTTAAGTACGCTCCGAAAAAATAA
- a CDS encoding AMP nucleosidase — protein sequence MTNKKDENKEEVKEVNSPIKAGLKTKEDIVNNWLPRYTGRKLEDFGEYILLTNFSNYVKLFSQMHDDAPILGEDKPMQTCSANGITIINFGMGSPVAATVMDLLTAIKPKAVLFLGKTGVLKKKIDVGELILPIAAIRGEGTSNDYLPPEVPSLPSFALQKAISTTIRDHSRDYWTGTVYTTNRRVWEHDKQFKKYLKSIRAMAVDMETATIFSVGFANKIPTGALLLVSDQPMVPEGVKTDKSDVTVTKSYVETHVKIGIDALKQLINNGLTVKHLKF from the coding sequence ATGACGAACAAGAAAGACGAAAACAAAGAAGAGGTAAAAGAAGTGAACTCCCCGATCAAAGCTGGGCTGAAGACCAAGGAAGATATTGTTAACAATTGGCTTCCACGGTATACGGGCCGAAAATTGGAAGATTTTGGGGAATATATATTATTGACGAATTTCAGCAATTATGTGAAGTTATTTTCACAGATGCACGACGATGCGCCGATTCTTGGCGAGGACAAACCTATGCAGACCTGTTCGGCGAATGGCATCACGATCATCAACTTCGGTATGGGTAGCCCTGTTGCGGCAACCGTTATGGACCTGCTGACAGCCATCAAGCCCAAAGCGGTCCTATTCCTGGGCAAGACAGGCGTGCTGAAGAAGAAAATCGATGTCGGTGAGTTGATCCTCCCTATCGCTGCCATCCGCGGCGAGGGAACGTCCAATGACTACCTACCGCCGGAAGTTCCATCCTTACCGTCCTTTGCTCTCCAGAAGGCGATTTCCACGACCATCCGCGACCATTCACGGGATTACTGGACCGGTACGGTGTATACCACCAACCGCCGCGTGTGGGAGCATGATAAGCAGTTCAAGAAGTACCTGAAGAGCATCCGCGCCATGGCTGTGGATATGGAGACCGCAACCATATTTTCCGTGGGATTCGCCAACAAGATCCCTACCGGTGCTTTACTCCTGGTTTCGGACCAACCGATGGTTCCTGAAGGTGTAAAAACGGACAAATCGGATGTGACAGTTACCAAATCGTATGTGGAGACCCATGTGAAGATTGGTATCGACGCCTTGAAGCAACTGATCAACAACGGCTTGACGGTAAAACACCTGAAGTTCTAA
- a CDS encoding SusC/RagA family TonB-linked outer membrane protein, whose protein sequence is MKHKLLCFIVAFVCLIGQSIAQTQNVSGTVTSSADGQPLSGVSVRVVGTTNAAQTDGSGKYTLSNVAAGSTLSFSYIGFTSQTVTLGNSNTINIELSQAGEALDEVVVVAYGTAKKSEVTGSMATMGAEDLEKRTVTNVSNALAGMAPGISVSSGNGQPGSGASIRLRGIGSMSASSSPLYVVDGAVFDGNIGDINSDDIESISILKDATSAALYGSRAGNGVIMITTKKGRGATRFNVGLTQGITQRGIEEYETVGINDYYPTVFQAIKHSRMFPTSGTPATEEDANRYAVDNIKRLLAYNPFNVADNEVVDLNGVMNPNASLKYNDFDWFDAIQRVGKRTNANVNLSGSNDKTDYYVSLGYLNDEGYILNSDLQRFNGRMNVNSQIKDWLKAGVNISGTMSEGSMASDAATGNAASYVNPFSFIRGLGSIYPVHAFDATTGAPVINEVTGEHYYDYGMHPGAVNRPSGASPGRHVIYETILNTNYNKRAVLGGRAFVEIKFLKDFTFTPSVSVDLTNRNRDYSWNNRVGDGVSYNGLGSFQNDITKSYTFNQVLQYRKSFDLHNLTALAGHENYDYEFSTRNTTKTGQITSGITELDNYVTPLSSGGYKNVNRLESYFGKASYNYDQKYYADASFRMDGSSIFDNEKRWGKFFSVGAAWAINKEAFLADASWINDLRLKASYGQVGNNNLLDVNGNRIYYGYQALYNLGWSNGGLPGTILSSLPNPNLTWESSNTFNVGVNFAFLNNRLRGEMEFYKRGSDQLLLSVPRALSSAVSSEFMNVGSMYNTGFELSLSGDIVRNENFTWTMTKNITTFKNEITKMPVENPVITSGNKRREVGRDYYSFWLREYAGVDATDGSSLYTPADNAPASALRTVDGKQYVTNQNFAKFVYSGTSIPDLMGSIMNSFSYKDFSLSFLLNYQIGGQIYDSQYASLMSTNAYGKSYHVDAMNAWTTSNTGSTIPRLDQANNANINAASTRWLIDASYLSITNVNFQYKLPTSLVNKIDLSSARVFFTGENLALFSKRTGMNPTEGFDGSVSTTYLPTRIFSLGINVGF, encoded by the coding sequence ATGAAACACAAATTACTCTGTTTTATTGTGGCTTTTGTTTGCCTAATTGGGCAATCGATTGCGCAGACGCAAAATGTGAGTGGAACTGTGACTTCCTCAGCAGATGGACAGCCCTTATCGGGGGTTTCCGTTCGTGTCGTGGGAACAACAAATGCCGCTCAAACAGATGGGTCCGGAAAGTACACATTGAGCAATGTTGCCGCTGGTAGCACGCTTTCCTTTTCGTACATCGGATTTACATCCCAAACCGTAACCCTTGGTAACAGCAATACCATCAATATTGAACTCAGCCAAGCTGGGGAAGCATTGGATGAAGTTGTCGTTGTTGCCTATGGTACAGCAAAGAAATCAGAAGTGACAGGTTCCATGGCTACAATGGGCGCTGAAGACCTAGAGAAACGTACCGTAACGAACGTATCCAATGCTTTGGCAGGTATGGCTCCAGGTATTTCGGTTTCTTCAGGAAACGGACAGCCAGGATCTGGTGCATCCATCCGCTTACGTGGTATCGGTTCCATGAGTGCATCAAGTTCTCCATTATATGTAGTGGATGGTGCAGTTTTCGATGGAAATATCGGTGATATCAACAGTGATGACATCGAGAGCATTTCCATCTTGAAAGATGCAACCTCAGCAGCGCTTTATGGTTCACGTGCAGGTAACGGTGTGATCATGATCACGACCAAGAAAGGTCGCGGTGCAACGCGATTCAATGTTGGCCTGACACAGGGTATTACCCAACGCGGAATCGAGGAATATGAAACCGTAGGTATCAACGATTATTACCCAACGGTTTTCCAGGCCATCAAGCACTCCCGTATGTTCCCTACATCTGGAACACCTGCAACCGAAGAAGATGCAAACCGCTATGCTGTAGACAATATCAAACGCCTGTTAGCTTACAATCCATTCAATGTCGCAGACAATGAGGTTGTAGATCTTAATGGTGTCATGAATCCAAATGCAAGCTTGAAATACAATGACTTCGACTGGTTCGACGCCATCCAACGCGTAGGTAAGCGTACGAACGCGAATGTGAACCTAAGCGGAAGTAACGATAAGACTGATTATTATGTTTCTTTGGGTTACCTGAATGATGAAGGTTATATCTTGAATTCGGATCTACAGCGTTTCAATGGCCGTATGAACGTAAATTCACAGATCAAAGATTGGTTAAAAGCTGGCGTGAATATATCGGGAACGATGTCAGAAGGCTCTATGGCTTCCGATGCGGCGACAGGTAATGCGGCTTCTTACGTAAACCCATTCTCCTTTATACGTGGATTGGGATCTATATATCCTGTACATGCATTTGATGCAACAACAGGTGCGCCGGTAATCAATGAGGTTACAGGTGAGCACTACTACGACTATGGTATGCACCCGGGTGCAGTGAACAGACCAAGCGGTGCAAGTCCGGGTAGACACGTGATTTACGAGACCATCTTGAATACCAACTATAACAAACGTGCTGTTTTGGGCGGTCGTGCATTCGTGGAAATTAAGTTCTTGAAGGATTTTACCTTCACGCCTTCCGTAAGTGTGGATTTGACCAACAGAAACCGTGACTACTCTTGGAACAATAGAGTAGGTGATGGTGTTTCCTACAATGGACTTGGTTCCTTCCAGAATGACATCACAAAATCATATACCTTCAACCAAGTATTGCAGTACAGAAAGTCTTTCGACTTGCATAACCTAACTGCTTTGGCGGGTCATGAAAATTACGATTACGAATTCAGTACGCGTAACACAACAAAGACAGGTCAGATTACGTCCGGAATTACGGAATTGGATAACTACGTAACGCCACTTTCTTCAGGTGGTTACAAGAATGTGAACCGTTTGGAATCCTATTTCGGTAAAGCATCCTACAACTACGATCAAAAATACTACGCTGATGCATCCTTCCGTATGGACGGATCTTCCATCTTCGACAACGAAAAGAGATGGGGTAAATTCTTCTCTGTAGGTGCTGCTTGGGCAATCAATAAAGAAGCGTTCCTTGCGGATGCGTCTTGGATCAATGACTTGCGCTTGAAGGCTTCCTATGGTCAAGTAGGTAACAATAACCTTTTGGATGTGAATGGCAACCGTATTTACTACGGATACCAGGCGCTTTACAACTTGGGATGGTCCAATGGTGGTTTGCCGGGAACAATCTTGAGCTCACTTCCGAACCCGAACCTAACGTGGGAATCTTCCAATACCTTCAACGTAGGTGTGAACTTCGCTTTCTTGAATAACAGATTGCGCGGGGAAATGGAATTCTACAAACGCGGTTCAGACCAATTATTGCTATCCGTTCCTAGAGCGCTTTCATCTGCGGTAAGCAGTGAGTTCATGAACGTAGGTTCCATGTACAATACAGGTTTTGAACTTTCCCTATCCGGTGATATCGTACGTAACGAAAACTTCACCTGGACCATGACAAAGAACATTACCACCTTCAAGAATGAAATCACGAAAATGCCAGTGGAGAACCCTGTAATTACTTCCGGAAACAAAAGAAGAGAAGTAGGTAGGGATTATTACTCATTCTGGTTAAGAGAATATGCAGGTGTGGATGCAACGGACGGTTCATCACTGTACACGCCAGCGGATAACGCACCAGCTTCTGCCTTGCGTACCGTTGATGGCAAACAGTATGTTACCAACCAAAACTTCGCAAAATTTGTTTACTCAGGAACTTCCATTCCTGATTTGATGGGGTCCATCATGAACTCGTTCAGCTATAAGGATTTCTCCCTATCGTTCTTATTGAACTACCAGATCGGTGGTCAGATCTACGATAGCCAGTATGCAAGTTTGATGAGCACGAATGCATATGGAAAATCATACCACGTGGATGCCATGAACGCATGGACAACGTCCAACACTGGCAGTACTATTCCACGTTTGGATCAGGCGAACAATGCAAATATCAACGCAGCTTCAACAAGATGGTTGATCGATGCTTCATACTTGAGTATTACCAATGTGAATTTCCAATATAAATTGCCGACAAGCCTAGTGAACAAGATCGATCTTTCTTCAGCACGTGTATTCTTCACGGGAGAAAACTTAGCCTTGTTCTCAAAGCGTACAGGTATGAACCCAACGGAAGGATTTGATGGATCAGTATCGACAACGTATTTGCCGACCCGTATTTTCAGCTTGGGTATTAATGTTGGTTTTTAA
- a CDS encoding FkbM family methyltransferase, translated as MERNDRLKRFEYWVKARIGKIAFIDIEEKREKAWYGNGYGGFYVDPTLVPANAIVYSFGIGEDISFDKAMIAKHGCKVYGFDPTPKSINWVKNNETPETFYFHPFGIGEKTEHVIFHLPKNKDHVSGSVYDHSLVDEHNSVEVLLKSFTDITLDLGHRHIDVLKMDIEGSEYVVMEGILNSGISIGQILVETHERFFADGKAKGQKFFSLLHDHGYRIFAISDTYQEISLVKTK; from the coding sequence ATGGAAAGAAACGATAGACTTAAACGGTTCGAATACTGGGTGAAAGCCCGTATAGGAAAGATTGCATTTATTGATATTGAAGAAAAACGCGAGAAAGCGTGGTATGGAAATGGCTATGGTGGTTTTTATGTCGACCCTACCCTCGTACCAGCCAACGCCATCGTATATTCCTTCGGTATCGGTGAGGATATCTCCTTCGATAAAGCGATGATTGCCAAGCACGGTTGCAAAGTCTATGGTTTTGACCCGACGCCGAAATCCATCAATTGGGTAAAGAACAATGAAACACCGGAAACCTTCTACTTCCATCCTTTCGGTATCGGTGAGAAAACGGAGCATGTGATTTTCCACTTGCCCAAGAACAAGGATCATGTATCGGGTAGCGTGTACGACCACTCTCTTGTGGATGAGCACAATTCCGTAGAAGTGCTGCTCAAGAGCTTTACGGATATTACCCTAGACCTGGGGCACCGCCACATAGATGTCCTGAAAATGGACATCGAGGGTTCGGAATATGTGGTCATGGAAGGGATCCTTAATTCCGGCATCAGCATTGGCCAGATTCTGGTGGAAACACATGAGCGATTCTTTGCGGACGGCAAGGCCAAGGGGCAAAAATTCTTTTCACTACTCCATGATCATGGCTACCGCATATTCGCGATATCGGATACCTATCAAGAGATCTCTTTGGTAAAGACAAAATAA